From a region of the Thiorhodovibrio winogradskyi genome:
- a CDS encoding UDP-glucuronic acid decarboxylase family protein: MNKKILITGGAGFIGSHLSRRLLREGHEVLCVDNLFTGNKDNIIELFSNPRFEFMRHDVTFPLYVEVDEIYNLACPASPIHYQFDPVQTTKTAIHGAINMLGLAKRTRAKILQASTSEVYGDPEVHPQPETYWGRVNPIGIRSCYDEGKRCAETLFFDYHRQHGLPVRVVRIFNTYGPNMHPGDGRVVSNFIVQALKNKDITIYGDGCQTRSFQYVDDLIEGMVRMMDNTENFTGPVNLGNPGEFTMNDLARKVLALIPESTSNIIYQPLPQDDPKQRRPDIALAKEKIDWEPKIGLEEGLMETIEYFRDKI, from the coding sequence ATGAATAAAAAAATACTCATTACAGGTGGAGCGGGTTTTATCGGAAGTCACCTTTCGAGGAGGCTTCTGCGCGAAGGCCACGAGGTGCTTTGCGTTGATAATCTGTTTACTGGAAATAAAGACAATATTATTGAACTTTTCAGTAATCCCCGTTTCGAGTTTATGCGCCACGATGTGACCTTTCCGCTTTATGTGGAGGTTGACGAGATTTATAATCTCGCTTGTCCCGCTTCACCGATTCACTATCAATTTGATCCTGTTCAAACAACCAAAACCGCCATCCATGGGGCGATTAACATGCTCGGGCTTGCTAAAAGAACTCGGGCAAAGATTTTGCAGGCATCCACTAGCGAAGTGTACGGTGACCCGGAGGTGCATCCTCAGCCGGAAACCTATTGGGGAAGAGTTAATCCAATCGGCATCAGATCCTGCTATGACGAGGGCAAGCGATGTGCCGAAACGCTTTTTTTTGACTATCATCGCCAGCACGGATTGCCCGTGCGCGTCGTGCGGATCTTCAATACCTACGGTCCCAATATGCATCCCGGAGACGGACGCGTCGTCTCAAACTTTATTGTTCAAGCACTGAAGAATAAGGATATTACCATATACGGCGATGGTTGTCAGACAAGAAGTTTTCAATATGTGGATGACCTCATTGAGGGAATGGTTCGCATGATGGACAATACAGAAAATTTTACAGGTCCAGTCAATCTCGGGAATCCGGGTGAATTTACGATGAATGACCTCGCTCGGAAGGTTCTTGCACTCATTCCTGAAAGCACGAGCAACATCATCTATCAACCGCTTCCCCAGGATGATCCGAAACAGCGCCGCCCGGATATCGCGCTTGCTAAAGAAAAAATCGATTGGGAACCGAAAATTGGCCTCGAAGAAGGGCTTATGGAAACCATTGAGTATTTCCGTGATAAGATCTAA
- a CDS encoding glycosyltransferase, with protein sequence MNYYLYAIKARLLELVRFDYPQLKLPLSMYLLFLAWSQFRIGKPLLALQCLAKLQRSAWLGSTGPVVKLVRKYVYERPDSGNRRLQLIDELSETVSQSEKTERFFNNPLALFDGVCRILKFPTGAGKGVIIVKYNYCFPLMFKLFDMKSLAEHYHIVLEPSWAGTCDPAIIAYSVLDVPVFVMAYEDRDRDFLNLINTTLNPICLSSNWWVDHRVFYADPSVTKDIDVVVIAAWARFKRHHKIFKALRSVRKYRGNIKIALVGYPGDLTIDQIKKLATHFGLNDVIEYHEKIPQCKVSAILRRSKVNLLWSRFEGINRGIIEGMFCDVPCVIREGFNYGQKYAYINPKTGVWASESNLPEVLVDVIEKYNEFEPRAYVMEHHNCFLATKKLQELINASLRNLGKPGIHGIAVKVNELNCMKYFDEADTTRFASSIKNLIEFVR encoded by the coding sequence ATGAATTACTATCTATACGCGATAAAGGCGAGGCTACTTGAGCTTGTACGCTTCGATTACCCGCAGCTCAAGCTTCCGCTTTCTATGTATCTTCTATTTTTGGCTTGGTCTCAATTTCGCATTGGGAAGCCCCTTCTCGCGCTGCAGTGCTTAGCAAAGCTTCAAAGAAGTGCGTGGCTGGGATCTACTGGACCTGTTGTCAAGTTAGTCAGGAAGTATGTGTACGAGAGGCCGGATTCGGGCAATCGTCGCTTACAGTTAATTGACGAATTGTCTGAAACTGTTAGCCAAAGTGAGAAAACTGAGCGATTTTTTAACAATCCGCTTGCGCTCTTTGATGGCGTTTGCCGTATTCTAAAATTTCCTACGGGTGCTGGGAAGGGTGTCATCATTGTCAAGTACAACTATTGTTTTCCATTGATGTTCAAGCTATTTGACATGAAGTCACTTGCGGAGCACTATCATATTGTTTTAGAGCCGAGCTGGGCGGGCACTTGTGACCCTGCCATCATTGCTTACAGCGTGCTTGATGTGCCGGTTTTTGTGATGGCCTATGAAGATCGCGACCGTGATTTTTTGAATTTAATTAATACAACTCTCAACCCCATTTGTCTGAGTTCTAATTGGTGGGTAGACCACCGCGTGTTTTATGCGGATCCTTCGGTAACAAAAGACATTGATGTAGTAGTTATAGCCGCGTGGGCACGTTTTAAACGTCACCACAAAATATTCAAAGCTCTTCGTTCGGTTAGAAAATATCGAGGAAATATAAAAATAGCACTTGTGGGATATCCCGGCGATTTAACGATTGATCAAATAAAGAAATTGGCAACACACTTCGGCCTAAATGACGTGATAGAATACCATGAGAAAATTCCTCAATGCAAAGTAAGCGCTATACTTAGACGTTCAAAGGTGAATTTGCTATGGTCGCGATTTGAGGGTATCAACCGAGGTATTATTGAGGGCATGTTTTGCGACGTACCTTGCGTAATCCGAGAGGGCTTCAATTACGGGCAAAAATATGCCTACATAAACCCGAAAACAGGCGTGTGGGCAAGCGAAAGTAATCTTCCGGAGGTATTGGTTGATGTAATTGAAAAATATAATGAATTTGAACCCCGCGCTTATGTTATGGAGCATCATAATTGCTTCTTGGCAACAAAAAAATTACAAGAATTAATAAATGCAAGTTTGCGGAACTTGGGTAAACCCGGTATTCATGGTATCGCGGTGAAAGTCAATGAGCTTAATTGTATGAAATATTTTGATGAAGCAGACACAACTAGATTTGCTTCCAGTATAAAAAACTTAATTGAGTTTGTCAGATGA